From the genome of Labrus bergylta chromosome 12, fLabBer1.1, whole genome shotgun sequence, one region includes:
- the lamb2l gene encoding laminin subunit beta-1 — translation MAVYLSLLMLALSVFGQELPSGPHGCTEGSCYPATGNLLIGRAVNLSASSTCGLDGPEHYCIVSHLQGSDKCFECNSQHHYDPYRHRNSHRIQNVIYLMDHNGENTWWQSVNGEENVSIRLNLEAEFHFTHLIMKFKTFRPAAMMIERSADFGRTWRPYRYFASNCTKSFQGIPSDGLNHINDVICEERYSDIEPSTNGEVIYKVLDPAIHVKDPYSFDIQELLRITNLRINFTKLNTLGDDLLDRRFDVLQKYYYALYELVVRGSCFCYGHASECAPVPGVDAREKSMIHGRCVCNHNTEGLNCERCKDFHNDLPWSPAEAENSHTCRECNCNGHSNQCHFDMAVYLATGNISGGVCDDCLHNMMGRNCEMCKPFYHQDPLRDIRDPQVCVACDCDPVGSLEGGVCDSHTDLDMGMITGQCRCKNNVKGMRCDDCKEGYYGLSQNDPLGCQPCNCDPRGIIMMGAPCDQISGDCSCKRYVTGRYCNQCLPEYWGLSNDLTGCRPCDCDFGGAFNNRCMMENGQCDCRRHLIGRQCSEVQPGYFCAPLDYYKYEAEEATGHSPDDSALPGKVRPQAETDCVQHLNNQLRRHRRHRRITNSQQHRAALRRIRQLQQTPDVRTVYREHTPSHMVSWTGPGFARVKDGAGLVFTIDNIPYAMEYNIMIRYEPESTEDWEAIVSITSVMLPSSLRCGNLLPTEQLYTVTLPHRNRYIQMPRPFCFEPSNRYVVSIRFQRHGVSHRHLTAFILVDSLVLIPNYTELPGFQGSDPVAEQHREEMIRYMCLDSFMITPMPALAEMCAKLICSISALIHDGALPCQCDPQGSRSGECDKVGGQCHCKANVMGQRCDQCAPGTYGFGVNGCTACDCHPEGSLSHQCDPVTGQCHCRQGATGRQCSDCQPGQWGFPSCSPCQCNGHADLCDPHTGECRDCRDYTTGHLCERCVDGFFGNPVLVSGEHCRPCPCPGNPGSDHFNGHSCEADPTSNQIICICKQGYAKPRCDQCAPGYYGNPKQPGGQCLPCQCNGNIDTQDPNSCDPRTGQCLKCLYHTDGASCAHCQHGYYGNALAHDCRRCTCVTAGTIKSACSDGQCHCDRQAGACPCRENVAGHNCDQCAPNHWNYGQDEGCEPCSCDPQHTLGSHCNMFTGQCHCRPGFGGRQCTECEQFHWGDPRVQCQECNCHPLGSEMAQCDRATGACECREGAAGKRCDECARGFTGTFPSCVQCHPCFQLWDDAICQIKRDMDHIQYVIQKILESGVTPGVGDTRIKELERKLKQIQDLISSKDSDRVHQLIGQSIDDLRAEIALTDGRLMGIARELNTTSAEEEALRNTLTDLETELRDINTTVALKQSLLDNYLTSGFKDQFEKVKNYYQQSVEAEQKCNASVSGPSSPVQQSKETRAVTEELLDLSKDKFLRALAAQNKSLNELQQKTHDLDKKVHHLSNKVCGGHSSADGNCTDSQCGGAGCRDNQGNRVCGGEGCNGTVSASVAALNHARNVTHSLTAANEELQNVAKKFQDIAALTQDVKNQAMKTLEKAQKKKDHFENNNKKLKDFIKKIRDFLTEEGADPESIEKVALQVLSISLPFNKTTIDKMIMQIKDSLSNLTNVEGIVNQTSQHISTAKELLEKAKDAKMRAEGVKDAANNTKQALDVSETAIEKARAALTEATNNLNSTRNATAEVEERLKQLEEKQMDVMMRLTNLSMGVEALRNKTEQNRQMARDAKAQADNATHVATSLQQSLNDTEKRYHELQMKIDSLGGESGGLMNINQRAMDIKKEAEDLLNKASKGMDQLKKLEKKFKSNEQRMQRQRTDLDQLKENATLVRDAIREQVKKYSNCA, via the exons GGGTCTGACAAGTGTTTCGAGTGTAACTCCCAGCATCACTACGACCCGTACCGTCACAGAAACAGCCACCGCATCCAGAACGTGATCTACCTCATGGACCACAATGGAGAAAACACCTGGTGGCAGTCTGtcaatg GAGAGGAGAATGTCAGCATCAGACTGAACCTAGAGGCCGAATTCCACTTTACACATCTCATCATGAAGTTCAAG aCTTTCAGACCTGCAGCGATGATGATCGAGCGTTCAGCCGATTTCGGACGCACATGGCGTCCCTATCGTTACTTTGCCTCAAACTGTACCAAGAGCTTTCAAGGGATTCCTTCCGACGGCCTGAACCACATCAACGATGTCATCTGTGAGGAGCGCTACTCCGACATCGAACCCTCGACGAATGGAGAG GTCATTTATAAAGTTTTGGATCCTGCCATCCACGTGAAGGATCCCTACAGCTTTGACATTCAAG aaCTTTTGCGCATCACCAACCTGCGTATCAACTTCACCAAGCTGAACACTCTGGGAGACGACCTGCTGGACCGACGCTTCGACGTCCTGCAGAAATATTACTACGCTTTATACGAGCTGGTGGTCAGAGGCAGCTGCTTCTGTTATGGACACGCCTCAGAGTGCGCCCCAGTGCCAGGGGTGGACGCCCGGGAGAAGAGCATG ATTCATGGTCGCTGTGTGTGCAATCATAACACGGAGGGTCTGAACTGTGAGCGCTGCAAAGATTTCCACAATGACCTGCCATGGAGTCCAGCAGAGGCCGAGAactcacacacctgcagag AGTGTAACTGTAATGGCCACTCCAACCAGTGTCACTTTGACATGGCGGTGTATTTGGCCACGGGCAACATCAGTGGAGGAGTGTGTGACGACTGTCTGCACAACATGATGGGACGCAACTGTGAGATGTGCAAACCTTTCTACCATCAAGACCCTCTGAGAGACATCAGGGACCCACAAGTctgtgttg CCTGCGACTGTGACCCGGTCGGATCATTGGAGGGAGGAGTGTGTGACAGTCACACCGATCTGGACATGGGCATGATCACAGGACAGTGTCGCTGCAAAAACAACGTCAAAGGCATGCGCTGCGATGACTGCAAGGAGGGCTATTACGGACTGAGCCAGAACGACCCGCTGGGCTGTCAGC CTTGTAACTGTGACCCTCGAGGCATCATCATGATGGGCGCTCCATGTGACCAGATCAGTGGGGACTGCTCGTGCAAAAGATATGTCACTGGTCGCTACTGCAACCAGTGTCTG CCAGAATACTGGGGGCTCAGTAATGACCTGACTGGCTGCAGACCTTGCGACTGTGACTTTGGTGGAGCCTTCAACAACAG GTGCATGATGGAGAATGGCCAGTGTGACTGCAGGAGGCATCTGATTGGTCGACAGTGTTCTGAGGTGCAGCCTGGTTATTTCTGTGCTCCGCTTGACTACTACAAATACGAGGCGGAAGAGGCCACCGGACACTCCCCTGATGACTCGGCACTGCCA ggCAAAGTCCGTCCTCAGGCAGAGACGGATTGTGTGCAGCATCTCAACAACCAGCTGAGGAGACACCGGCGGCACCGTCGCATCACAAACTCCCAGCAACACCGTGCAGCTCTGAGACGTATCCGCCAGCTTCAGCAGACA CCGGATGTGAGGACTGTTTATAGAGAACACACTCCCAGCCACATGGTGTCGTGGACTGGACCTGGTTTCGCCCGGGTCAAGGATGGCGCTGGCCTGGTGTTCACTATCGACAACATCCCCTACGCCATGGAGTACAACATCATGATTCGCTACGAGCCTGAG TCCACAGAGGACTGGGAGGCCATCGTTAGCATCACATCTGTAATGCTGCCGTCTAGTCTCCGCTGTGGAAACCTCTTACCAACTGAACAGCTCTACACAGTGACTCTGCCGCACAGAAACAG GTACATCCAGATGCCCAGGCCGTTCTGCTTCGAGCCCAGTAATCGTTACGTCGTTTCAATCAGGTTCCAGCGCCACGGAGTCTCGCACAGACACCTCACTGCCTTCATCCTTGTTGACTCG CTGGTCCTGATCCCCAATTACACCGAACTTCCTGGTTTCCAAGGTAGTGATCCAGTGGCGGAGCAGCATCGGGAGGAGATGATTCGCTACATGTGTTTGGACTCCTTCATGATCACACCGATGCCCGCCCTGGCTGAGATGTGTGCCAAACTCATCTGCAGTATTTCGGCCCTCATTCATGATGGCGCTCTAC CCTGTCAGTGTGACCCTCAGGGCTCCCGCAGTGGTGAGTGTGATAAGGTCGGGGGCCAGTGTCATTGTAAAGCCAACGTGATGGGTCAACGCTGTGACCAGTGTGCACCCGGAACATATGGCTTCGGAGTCAATGGCTGTACAG CTTGTGACTGTCACCCTGAGGGTTCACTGAGCCACCAGTGTGACCCAGTAACGGGTCAGTGTCACTGCAGGCAGGGAGCCACCGGGCGCCAGTGCTCAGACTGCCAACCAGGCCAGTGGGGCTTCCCCAGCTGCAGCCCCTGTCAGTGTAACGGCCACGCTGACCTCTGTGACCCGCACACCGGGGAGTGTAGAGACTGCAGGGACTACACCACAGGACATCTCTGTGAACG TTGTGTGGACGGGTTCTTTGGAAACCCTGTGCTCGTCTCAGGGGAGCACTGTCGGCCCTGTCCCTGCCCCGGTAACCCCGGCTCAGACCACTTTAACGGGCACTCCTGCGAGGCTGACCCCACTTCCAACCAGATCATCTGTATATGCAAACAAGGCTACGCAA AGCCTCGCTGTGACCAGTGTGCCCCTGGTTACTATGGCAACCCAAAGCAACCTGGCGGCCAGTGCCTCCCCTGCCAGTGCAACGGTAACATCGATACCCAGGACCCCAACTCATGTGACCCCAGGACGGGACAATGCCTCAAGTGTCTTTATCACACTGATGGCGCCTCCTGTGCACACTGTCAACATGGCTACTATGGCAACGCTTTGGCCCACGACTGCAGGC GTTGTACCTGTGTGACAGCTGGCACCATAAAGTCTGCGTGCAGTGACGGACAGTGTCACTGTGACAGACAGGCCGGAGCCTGCCCCTGCAGGGAGAACGTGGCGGGACATAACTGTGACCAATGTGCTCCAAACCACTGGAACTACGGACAGGACGAAGGCTGTGAGCCCTGCAGCTGTGACCCACAGCACACTCTGGGCAGTCACTGCAACATG TTCACAGGCCAGTGCCACTGTCGTCCAGGCTTTGGAGGGAGACAGTGCACTGAGTGTGAGCAGTTCCACTGGGGTGACCCAAGGGTGCAGTGTCAAG AGTGTAACTGCCATCCCCTGGGCTCAGAGATGGCCCAGTGTGACAGAGCAACAGGGGCGTGCGAGTGCAGAGAGGGAGCGGCTGGGAAGCGATGCGATGAATGTGCCCGCGGCTTCACTGGCACCTTCCCCAGCTGTGTGCAGTGTCACCCGTGCTTCCAGCTTTGGGACGATGCTATTTGTCAGATTAAAAGGGACATGGACCACATCCAGTACGTCATTCAGAAGATCCTGGAGAGCGGGGTCACACCGGGAGTCGGGGACACCCGTATAAAAGAGCTGGAGAGGAAGCTGAAGCAGATTCAGGATCTGATCAGTTCTAAGGACAGTGACAGGGTCCACCAGCTGATTGGACAGAGCATCGATGACTTAAG GGCTGAGATCGCCCTGACCGACGGGCGTCTTATGGGCATTGCTCGAGAGCTTAATACAACATCAGCAGAAGAAGAGGCGCTGAGAAACACATTGACTGACTTAGAGACAGAACTTAGAGACATCAACACAACTGTGGCTCTTAAACAAAGCCTGCTGGATAACTACCTCACCTCAGGATTTAAAG ATCAGTTTGAGAAAGTCAAGAACTACTATCAGCAGTCAGTGGAGGCTGAGCAGAAATGCAACGCTTCAGTGTCCGGTCCTTCTAGTCCTGTGCAACAATCCAAAGAAACCCGCGCCGTCACTGAAGAGCTACTGGACCTCAGCAAAGACAAGTTCCTCCGAGCTCTGGCTGCTCAGAATAAATCCTTAAAcgagctgcagcagaaaacacacGACCTGGATAAGAAGGTCCATCACCTCAGTAACAAG GTATGTGGTGGTCATAGCAGCGCTGATGGCAATTGTACAGACAGCCAATGCGGAGGTGCCGGTTGCCGAGACAATCAGGGCAACAGAGTCTGTGGTGGTGAGGGATGCAACGGGACAGTGAGCGCTTCTGTAGCAGCGCTGAATCACGCCAGGAACGTCACACACAGCCTGACTGCTGCCAATGAGGAGCTGCAAAATGTGGCCAAAAAG TTCCAGGATATAGCTGCTCTGACTCAGGATGTAAAGAACCAGGCCATGAAGACTCTGGAGAAAGCCCAGAAGAAGAAGGACCactttgaaaacaacaacaagaagctcAAAGATTTCATTAAGAAGATCAGAGACTTTCTAACTG AGGAGGGAGCAGATCCAGAGAGTATAGAGAAGGTGGCTCTGCAGGTCTTGTCCATCTCTCTGCCATTCAATAAGACCACTATAGACAAAATGATTATGCAGATCAAGGACAGCCTTTCAAACCTCACAAATGTCGAGGGGATCGTCAACCAAACTTCCCAACACATCAGTACAGCCAAAGAGCTGCTCGAAAAAGCTAAAGATGCAAA GATGAGAGCAGAGGGAGTGAAGGATGCAGCCAACAACACCAAGCAGGCGTTGGATGTGTCAGAGACAGCCATAGAGAAAGCCAGAGCAGCCCTGACGGAGGCCACAAACAACCTCAACAGCACAAGAAATGCTACAGCAGAG GTGGAGGAGAGGctgaagcagctggaggagaagcAGATGGATGTCATGATGCGGTTAACAAACCTCTCCATGGGTGTGGAAGCTTTGAGGAACAAGACGGAGCAGAACAGACAAATGGCGAGGGACGCCAAAGCTCAGGCTGACAACGCCACACATGTAGCAACATCATTGCAGCAG AGCTTGAACGACACAGAGAAGCGGTACCATGAGCTGCAGATGAAGATCGACTCTCTTGGTGGGGAGTCTGGAGGCCTGATGAATATCAACCAGAGGGCCATGGATATCAAGAAGGAAGCAGAGGACCTCCTCAACAAAGCCAGCAAGGGGATGGATCAACTTAAGA AACTGGAGAAAAAGTTCAAGAGTAACGAGCAGCGGATGCAGAGGCAGCGCACGGACCTGGACCAGCTGAAGGAAAACGCTACTCTGGTGCGAGACGCCATCCGGGAACAGGTGAAGAAGTATAGTAACTGTGCGTGA